The Sinorhizobium fredii USDA 257 region CCGTCCAGCCGGGCAATGTCAAGGTGACCGGCACGTCGCCGGCGAGGATCGGGTCGCTCTTGGCGATCGCTTCGCCCGCCTTGTCGATGCGCACGATCGCGAGGGCTGCCTTGTCCTGGACGGTGCCGAGCGCGCCGATCGGACGCCCGTTGATGGTAAGGCTCGTGCCCGTCGGCGGGAGCGGGGCCTCGCCGGAGACGATCACGACACGGCGCCGCGCCGTGCCCCGGTGCTGCATCCGCGAGACGACCTCCTGGCCGACATAGCAGCCCTTGCGGAAGGAGAGACCACCGTTCAGATCCATCAGCACGTCATGCGGAAAGGCGTCCTGCAGCGCGTAGTCTCGGTTCACGACGGCGATACCGGCCGCAATCCGCAGACGATCGTAGTCGGCGATGCTGGCCTCAGCGTCCGCTATTGCGTGATAAAGACGGAATACGGGCAGCCCGGCCCTCTCGAACCGATGGTCGCGATAGCTGCCCTCGGGCCGGTCCTCCTCCCCGAAAACGACTGCGACCGGCGCCGGCGTGAGAAGGGAGAGCTCCACCGCCGATCGCAGCTTGTACATGGTCAGTCGCTTCAACAGCGCCTCGACTTGATCGAGGGACGTTTCAAGCCGCAACGCCTCTCCATCGCGGGAGATCAGGAAGTCGAAAAATATCTTGCCCTGCGGCGTCAGCAGCGCCCCTGGCCGCACTTCGTCCTCAGCCAGCGCGCCGATGTCGGTGGTAACCAGGCTCTGCAGCAGCGTGCCGGCATCCGTGCCGGAAACGCTGATGATCGCGCGGTCGTCGAGGCAAAGTTTGGGCATGGTTTCGAATCCCGTTCTCTCTGCTGCATGCTTCCTTAAATCGTATTCGATTTAAGGAAAAAGATGCAGTAATTCAAAGATGCTACCGCGGCCTTTGTGCGTCTGAAAAGCCGCACGGCGCTGTAGTCGAAGAGGTAGGATTTTCGCCGGTGAAGGGCAAGCGTGCCGGTCAATCGCCGGCGACGAAGAATTTCCACTGGCCGTCGGGCGCGATGCCAACGCGGTAGAAATTGTAGTTGCCCAATTCTTCCATGCCAGCGAAATCGCCGGCGGTCACCAGCCGGAAGAGGTCGACCTTCTCCGGAGGGGTCAAGGAAGACAACGGCTTCTCGGCGAAATAGGGCCAGACATAGGCCTCCTCCGGCGTGCCCTTGTCGGCATGGACGAAGCCGGTCGAAAGAACATCGAGCAGGATTGCAAGGATTTCGACGCCATCCTGGTCGCCGGACAACCCTTTGAGAATTGCGATCGGGTCTTCATCGCCGCCGCTGCCGCTTACCTGGGTCTGGGTCGGTCCCTTGCCAAGCAGCGGACGAAGCCGCTCGATGTCGCCGGAGGCGGCCGCCTCGACGATCAGTTCGCGCATGCGGGCGACTTGCGCCGGAATTTTCGAGACGTCTGTCAGAACCTCGACCGGTTGGACCACTTCTGGCGCGGCATCCTTGGCCTCGGTCGCGGACTTGTCGACAAGCGGATCGGGCATCGGAATTTCGAGCGGCTCCTCCGACTCGGTCTCGGGTGCCGCCGCCGGCGTCGCGTTCTCTGCACTATCGGCGGGAGCGGGACGAGGCGCGCCCTTCAATTCGCTCAATGCGAATGCCGCCGGAGCCGCCATTGGGACATAGAGAACGGCGCCCGCCAGCAACAACATGACGAGGCGCACCGCTCTGGCACGGCCTGCAAGGTTCCGGGTCATGGGCAGTCCTGATACTATTGGATTGAGCGCTGTGGCGAGAATTCTCCGGCGAGCATGCGCTCACGAAGCGAATTCAGCATGACCTCGGCGCCATCTTCGCCATGCAGCCGAATGGTTTCGCGCATGGCCAACGCAATTGCCGCGTCGGCAATGATCTCCGGCTCGATCCCATCCGCCATGCCGTCCGCCCAGGCTTCGTTCTGGTGTTCCAGAGCCGCCTGCATTTTCTCATGAACGATCATGTCGTCGATGTCGGTCAGGCTTGGTTCCATCATTCGTTCCATGCGGCTTCCATCACGTGCACTTGTCCAACCTAGCGCCTCTCTGCTGAACCGCAACTGAACGGACAGACAGGCCGGTCACTTCTTACTACTCTCTTAACGGACTTTAGCAGCCTTTTCCCGAAACGACACGGGCGGGCGGAAAAAGAGGTTAATTTATCCCTAATTTCCAAAGCGCGCGACGATTTCGGATGCGAGTGTTGCACCTTCGGCACGGTATCGCTCTTCGGCGATCGTCGCGGGCTCCGTGCAGCTCGTATAGACCGCGGCGAAGGTTCTATACCCGCGGTTGAACGCGGCCGTCATGCGCTCGCGCCGCTTCGGCTCGTCGGCGGTCTCCTTGTCGATCAGGTCCTGCATCGAGCGGCGCCAGGCGTCTTCAGGCTTGCCGAGGCAGAGATTGCGCAGATAGTGAACCGACCCGAGGATTTCGGCCAGGCGGACAAGGCGCGGCTCATAGGGAGGCGGTTTGTCTTCGACGGCAGGCGGCGCGGCCTGCGGCTCCTGAGGGGCGGGGGAGGCCTCCTGCGCGGCAGCCCCTGCTGCGATCGCGAGCATGTTGCCGGTCAGGAGAAGTCGGAATAGGAGTGGCGCTACGGTCATCAGTCCATCAAATCCGAATCGGCTCCGCTTGCAAGGGCGTCGCGGCTCGGGCGGATCGACGGCCGAATGCGGGTCAGTTTTTCCACACAATGTCGGACGCTCTCCGGAATGGGCAGGGCGAAGATCTCCTCCGGCGTGAACCAGCCGGCATCTGCCGCGTCGTCCGAAGCGATGGCCTCGCAATCCGGATCCGCCTCCACCGTGAAGACGGAGAGCAGGAAATGCCGGCTCTCCGATTGGCTCGGGATAAGGTCATAAGTCTCGAAAAGCACCGGATCGCGGCCGCAGATCCCGGTCTCTTCGGCGAGTTCGCGCAAGGCCGTTTCCGGAGGTGTTTCGCCGGGCTCCGCGCGGCCGCCCGGAAAGGCATACATGTCGGCCGATGGCGGGTTGGCCCGGCGGACGAGCAGGTAGCGTCCATTCCGCTCGATAATGGCGGAGGAGGCAAGTTGGGGCTGGCGTGTCATTTGCTGATCTAGATTCATATGGTCGTTGACCCATCCTACGTGAAGTGCCACATCCATGCCATGTGCGGACGTTTTGCGCTGACGGCGAGCCCCGAAGAACTGTTGGAGCTGTTTGGCCTGCTGAAGGTGGAAGACTTTCCGGCGAGGTTCAATATCGCGCCGACGCAGCCGATCCTCATCATCGTCGCTTCCGAGCGGCCGGAACCGGGCAGCAACCTGCCTGATCGCAAGGCCATGCTCGTCCGCTGGGGCTTCACCCCGGGCTGGGTGAAGGATCCGCGCAGCTTTCCGCTGCTCATCAATGCCCGCGCCGAGACCGCGACGGAGAAGGCCGCCTTCCGCGCCGCGATGCGTCACCGCCGCATTCTGGTGCCAGCATCCGGCTTCTACGAGTGGCATCGTCCGCCGAAAGGCAGCCCTGATGCCTCGCAGGCCTATTGGGTTCGACCGAAGAAGGGCGGCATCGTTGCTTTCGCCGGTCTCATGGAGACCTGGTCGTCGGCCGACGGATCGGAGGTCGACACTGCCGCCATTCTGACCACCGGCGCGAACAAGGTGATCCGACGCATCCACGATCGCATGCCCGTGGTGATCCCGCCGGAGGAATTTTCCCGCTGGCTGGACTGCACGACGCAGGAACCGCGCGCCATCGCCGACCTCCTGATTCCGGCGCCTGAGGATTTCTTCGAGGCGATACCCGTATCCGATAGGGTCAACAAGGTCGCGAATGTCGGCCCCGGCCTTCAGGACGAAGTAACACCCGTCGCATCGGCGAAAAGAACTCCCGCCGAGGACCGTGAGAAAGACAACGGACAGTTGACCCTCTTTTAGAGCGAGCTCCGCCCTGTCGTCGGACGCTTGGCGAGTTTCTTGGCGGCAGGTTTGGCTTTCGCCTGTAGTGCAGCGGCAAGCACAGCCTTGAGGCCAAGCGGCCGATATTTCGCCACGAGATCGGCTGCTGCTGGCTTGGAGCCGGACGTTGTGGAGCCGGGCGTCTTGGCGGGTTTCATTTGCAGTCTCCTTGATGCTTCCCTAGATCGGAAACGCTTTGTCTTCGCTTTTGTGCCCGAAAACGGCGTTTCTCCTTGTTCCGCGGGAAACACGGGATCCGATGCAGCACGAACTGCAGCCCGAATCACGTTTCCCCGCCGGCGATCCCGTCAAGCCAAATCATGACAAATCCATGGCCGGGTTCTGGCGTTCACGCCCACCTTTGCTTGCATGCGGCTGACCTCTTGACCGACGCCATGCGACGCGCGATAAGGATCGCCATGAAAACGGTTATCTGCATTATTTGCCGGAAGATTATTCGCTAGCGATCCGCTGGCCTGGCCGTTTTCGTCTCCCGAAATCCAAGATGACAAACGTGCGGGCCGCCCCGGGCGTATAGTGTTACGGTTGCATACGACTTGGAGATTGTTGGGATGGGCGGAGTGCCGACTTTGAAGCTGTACAACACGCTGACGCGGGAAAAGGCCGATTTCCGGCCGATCGACCCTGACAACGTCCGCATGTATGTCTGCGGCCCGACCGTCTACGACTATGCCCATATCGGCAACGCCCGGCCAATCATCGTCTTCGACGTGCTTTTCCGGCTGCTTCGCCATGTCTTCGGCGAAAGCCATGTCACCTATGCGCGCAACATCACGGACGTCGACGACAAGATCAATGCGCGAGCGCTGCGCGACTACCCCGGCCTGCCGCTGAACGAGGCGATCCGCCGCGTCACCGAGAAGACCGAGACGCAGTTCCTCGACGATGCCGCGGTGCTCGGCTGCCTGGATCCGACGGTACAGCCGCGCGCCACCGAGAGCATCCCCGAGATGGTCGAGATCATCGAGAAGCTCATAGCCAGGGGCCATGCCTATGAATCCGAGGGCGAAGTGCTCTTCGACACGAGGTCGATGGCGGACTACGGTCAGCTCTCGAAACGCAATCTGGACGAGCAGCAGGCCGGTGCGCGAGTCGCGGTCGAGGCGCATAAGAAGAATCCCGGCGATTTCGTGCTTTGGAAGCTTTCGCAGGAGCATGAGCCCGGCTGGGACAGTCCATGGGGACGCGGCCGGCCCGGCTGGCATATCGAATGCTCGGCGATGAGCGGCCGCTATCTCGGCGAAGTCTTCGACATCCATGGCGGCGGGCTCGACCTGATCTTCCCGCATCACGAGAACGAGATCGCCCAGTCGCGCTGCGCGCACGGCACGGATGTCATGGCGAATGTCTGGATGCACAACGGCTTCCTGCAGGTCGAAGGCCGCAAGATGTCGAAGTCGGAAGGCAATTTCGTCACCATCTACGAGCTCCTGCACACGGAGAAGTTCGGTCGCCGCAAATGGCCGGGCGAGGTGCTGAGGCTGGCGATGCTGATGACGCATTATCGCGAGCCGATCGATTTTTCGATCAAGCGGCTGGAGGAAGCCGAGCACTTGCTCTCCAGATGGCCGGTGCCCGGCGAGGCGACGGGCGAGCCGGACGCCGCCATCGTGGCTGCGCTTGCGGACGATCTCAACACCGTCGCGGCGATCCAGGCACTGCACGCCTTGGCGCAGAAGGCGTCGGTGGATGCGCAGTATCTCGGCGCCTTCGCCGCAAGCGCCGCGCTGATCGGCGTGCTGCCGAAGGAGATCGAACTCGACGAAGCGGTCGTCCAGGAGATCGATGGTCGCGTGCGTGCCCGCCTCGAACTCCTGAAAGCGAGGAACTATGCCGAAGCCGACAGCATCCGCGCCGATCTCCTGGACCGGGGCATCCAGCTCAAGGACGGCAAGGATCCGGAAACAGGCGAACGGGTCACCACCTGGGAAGTGAAACGGTCACAGACCTGACGATTGCCGCGGCGGCGCCTGCGGACGAGGAGGAAGATATGGCTGACGATATCCATACCGGCGGATGCCAATGCGGTGCGGTCCGCTTCCGCATCGAGGGCAAGCTCGGCGACGCCTCGGTCTGCCATTGCCGCATGTGCCAGAAGGCAAGCGGAAATTTTTACCTGCCGCTCGTTTCCGTGCGCGAGGCGAAGGTCGCCTGGACACGGGGCGAGCGCAAGCGGTTCCAGTCCTCCAACGCGGTTTGGCGCGGCTTCTGCGGTGATTGCGGCACACCGCTCACCTTCGAGGCGCCGGACGGCATGGCGCTGGCGATTGCCGCTTTCGACAGGCCTGAAGGCATTGCGCCGACCATTCAGTGGGGGACGGAAGCGAAGTTGCCCTATGTCGACCACGTGCCGAACTTGCCCGGCGAGGAGACGATGACGGACGTCGACGCGGCGTCTTACCTGGCCGATCTTGTTTCCTATCAGCATCCCGATCATGACACCGAAACCTGGCCCCGGAGGAGAGACAATGAGTGACGCCGTGCGAACTGGAGGGTGTCAGTGCGGTTCGGTCCGTTTCCGCATTCGGGGCGCGCTCGGCCGCCCGTCGATCTGCCATTGCCGGATGTGCCAGAAGCAGTTCGGGTCGTTCTTTTCGGCCTTGGTGACGGCACCGAAGGACGGGGTCGAATGGACGCGCGACGAACCGAGCTATTTCCAGTCCTCGGTCAATATCGATCGCGGCTTTTGCCCGAAATGCGGGACCCCGCTGACCTATCGCCATCCGGGCGGTCTCGAAATCGCAATCGGCGCCTTCGACGATCGCTCCGATCTCGCACCGCAGATCCAGGTCAATTACCAGGCCCGCCTGCCTTGGGTCGAAACGATCTTCGATCAGCCGGTCCACGATGATCAGGACTACTATGCCCGCCAGGAGCGGATCATCTCCTTCCAGCATCCCGATCACGAGACGGAGCAGTGGCCGTCGGCAGGGCAGTGGACATCATGATCCGGCGCATCTTCACGGGCGGCTGCCAATGCGGTCAGGTACGTTACCGTGCCGAGGGCACGCTCGACGATCCGCATATCTGTCACTGCCGCATGTGCCAGAAGGCGGCCGGCAATTATTTTCTGCCGCTTGCCAATATCGCGCGCCAGGATTTCAGCATCACACGCGGCCAGCCTTCTTGGTTCCGTTCCTCGGATCTGGTGCGGCGCGGCTTCTGCCGCAATTGCGGAACGCCGCTCTTCTACGACATGCCCGACGCCAGCTTCTTGAACATCGCGCTCGGTTCTCTCGACGATCCCGATGACGTCCAACCGATTTATCAGTCCGGCGTCGAGTCGCGGATGATCTGGTTTTCGCACCTGCCAAGACTTCTTGAAAGGGACACG contains the following coding sequences:
- the ygfZ gene encoding CAF17-like 4Fe-4S cluster assembly/insertion protein YgfZ, whose amino-acid sequence is MPKLCLDDRAIISVSGTDAGTLLQSLVTTDIGALAEDEVRPGALLTPQGKIFFDFLISRDGEALRLETSLDQVEALLKRLTMYKLRSAVELSLLTPAPVAVVFGEEDRPEGSYRDHRFERAGLPVFRLYHAIADAEASIADYDRLRIAAGIAVVNRDYALQDAFPHDVLMDLNGGLSFRKGCYVGQEVVSRMQHRGTARRRVVIVSGEAPLPPTGTSLTINGRPIGALGTVQDKAALAIVRIDKAGEAIAKSDPILAGDVPVTLTLPGWTGLAFPAEADEASA
- a CDS encoding TIGR02301 family protein; amino-acid sequence: MTVAPLLFRLLLTGNMLAIAAGAAAQEASPAPQEPQAAPPAVEDKPPPYEPRLVRLAEILGSVHYLRNLCLGKPEDAWRRSMQDLIDKETADEPKRRERMTAAFNRGYRTFAAVYTSCTEPATIAEERYRAEGATLASEIVARFGN
- a CDS encoding NUDIX hydrolase; this encodes MTRQPQLASSAIIERNGRYLLVRRANPPSADMYAFPGGRAEPGETPPETALRELAEETGICGRDPVLFETYDLIPSQSESRHFLLSVFTVEADPDCEAIASDDAADAGWFTPEEIFALPIPESVRHCVEKLTRIRPSIRPSRDALASGADSDLMD
- a CDS encoding SOS response-associated peptidase yields the protein MCGRFALTASPEELLELFGLLKVEDFPARFNIAPTQPILIIVASERPEPGSNLPDRKAMLVRWGFTPGWVKDPRSFPLLINARAETATEKAAFRAAMRHRRILVPASGFYEWHRPPKGSPDASQAYWVRPKKGGIVAFAGLMETWSSADGSEVDTAAILTTGANKVIRRIHDRMPVVIPPEEFSRWLDCTTQEPRAIADLLIPAPEDFFEAIPVSDRVNKVANVGPGLQDEVTPVASAKRTPAEDREKDNGQLTLF
- the cysS gene encoding cysteine--tRNA ligase → MGGVPTLKLYNTLTREKADFRPIDPDNVRMYVCGPTVYDYAHIGNARPIIVFDVLFRLLRHVFGESHVTYARNITDVDDKINARALRDYPGLPLNEAIRRVTEKTETQFLDDAAVLGCLDPTVQPRATESIPEMVEIIEKLIARGHAYESEGEVLFDTRSMADYGQLSKRNLDEQQAGARVAVEAHKKNPGDFVLWKLSQEHEPGWDSPWGRGRPGWHIECSAMSGRYLGEVFDIHGGGLDLIFPHHENEIAQSRCAHGTDVMANVWMHNGFLQVEGRKMSKSEGNFVTIYELLHTEKFGRRKWPGEVLRLAMLMTHYREPIDFSIKRLEEAEHLLSRWPVPGEATGEPDAAIVAALADDLNTVAAIQALHALAQKASVDAQYLGAFAASAALIGVLPKEIELDEAVVQEIDGRVRARLELLKARNYAEADSIRADLLDRGIQLKDGKDPETGERVTTWEVKRSQT
- a CDS encoding GFA family protein, giving the protein MADDIHTGGCQCGAVRFRIEGKLGDASVCHCRMCQKASGNFYLPLVSVREAKVAWTRGERKRFQSSNAVWRGFCGDCGTPLTFEAPDGMALAIAAFDRPEGIAPTIQWGTEAKLPYVDHVPNLPGEETMTDVDAASYLADLVSYQHPDHDTETWPRRRDNE
- a CDS encoding GFA family protein; its protein translation is MSDAVRTGGCQCGSVRFRIRGALGRPSICHCRMCQKQFGSFFSALVTAPKDGVEWTRDEPSYFQSSVNIDRGFCPKCGTPLTYRHPGGLEIAIGAFDDRSDLAPQIQVNYQARLPWVETIFDQPVHDDQDYYARQERIISFQHPDHETEQWPSAGQWTS
- a CDS encoding GFA family protein; this encodes MIRRIFTGGCQCGQVRYRAEGTLDDPHICHCRMCQKAAGNYFLPLANIARQDFSITRGQPSWFRSSDLVRRGFCRNCGTPLFYDMPDASFLNIALGSLDDPDDVQPIYQSGVESRMIWFSHLPRLLERDTDDGSAAAGERHLRVLESNRQHPDFDTVHWPPEENLS